The Acidimicrobiales bacterium genome has a segment encoding these proteins:
- a CDS encoding alpha-(1->3)-arabinofuranosyltransferase family protein codes for MRSRLKDRVFYVALAAATYVPLLLTKPGSVAADTKQYLYLDPGRLTQGAASMWDPNVGLGTVTHQNIGYLFPMGPYYAVIRWIHLPVWVGQRLWMGTLLFMAGLGVAYCARRLGIEGPGRVAASFAYALSPYLIDYIARISAILMPWAALGWMIGLTAAAARTGKWRYPALFAAVVALVGGVNATSILLVLVAPGLWLVFAVWGSREVTLRRAASAAGRIALLSVLVSLWWAAGLWAEDKYGINVLRVTETVPTVSRTSSASEVLRGLGYWYFYGWDKVQPWTMPAVDYTQSLWLAVVSYIVPVVCVLLGFAARWRYRAYAVSLVGIGAVVAVGAFPYGNPSLFGSLLKNASAGSTIALAMRSVDRIVPILVLGLALLMGAGVTSIWARWPARGNAVALLCLAVVAADLPPLWSGNLVASNLARPSSLPSYWLQAARYLDSSGSDRVLGLPGEDFAAYSWGVTQDPVVPGLITRPYVSRQVVPAGTPASANLLQALDEPLQEGTLDMSALAPIARLMSAGQVLLQSDLQYERYHLPLPKYLWLEMTSPRAGLGQPVTFGAPNPAKQIRYPLDSEQRLGLPTGEPEPPALAVFNVPDPRPMARAESQGSPLVVAGDGNGLVDAASAGLLNGNQAILYSASMNQAQLRSAAAAGATLVLTDTDTLSLQRWGSLRDNQGAVQQPGVKQLSSNPSDYSLPVFPNQTTSDQTVAQLSGVKSVTATDYGDSLSFTPENRPANAVDGNLSTAWTFGAHMPAVGGRIEIDYGKKVTADQVTLIQAQLQRPNRRITEATLTFDGGRPVRVRLTPASFHAPGQKVSFPARSFSRLDVTVDAAPGGSDKNYDGLAQVGFAEIEVPGVKPATDALRLPDRLLSSAGAAASSDAIDILMNRERAIEPPRHDPEPQMSRVFRLPSTRTFTVGGTAEINAGDSDYLINQMIGLTPPPSISGTGATVVAANSSTRLDGDRMARANSAVDGDPTTAWIAETGPQAGEWLDVELNKPVTFDHLDLQVLNDGRHSIPSRITVSAGGTDATVDVPVPPVGRGRPQNATTAVTVSLPKLTGSKIKVTIDAVHQVRALDYYSTFAGRTDILPVGIAELGIPGVVQEKAPESIPPNCQSGLLSVDGQPVDVEITGSTAGALAGQPLAIRACGNTAHGLTLGPGDHNVSTSPRLPSGWSIDSLSLDSPARSPVAATPRAASTGSPAAVTIDHHNRTSWDLTVKSSGKSFWLVLGQSFSDGWTATLSGGHGLGPPQLVDGYATGWLVPAGLVNGTVKVQISWSPQKIVWTAIAVSAAALLLCVLVGVLPYAAELARRRRRASARRSMPAPAGSCMPFSLAGAARAGGRAVPWVTAVVVAAVWSGLSTFVSRPAIGVLCGVAVLAGCRLAWGRAVVRAAAVIALLAIPAYVAEQQAVHGYLPTIDWPSAFTSANDLAWLGICLLVADLVAGAARTRLARRETAPAGPQAAADGRPNTLVAGRNQPA; via the coding sequence GTGCGGAGCCGACTGAAGGACCGGGTCTTCTACGTCGCGCTCGCCGCAGCGACCTACGTGCCGCTACTGCTCACAAAGCCGGGCTCGGTCGCGGCGGATACGAAGCAGTACCTGTACCTCGATCCGGGCCGGCTCACGCAGGGTGCCGCGTCCATGTGGGACCCCAACGTGGGGCTCGGCACGGTCACACATCAGAACATCGGCTACCTGTTCCCGATGGGCCCCTACTACGCCGTGATCCGCTGGATACACCTGCCCGTATGGGTCGGCCAGCGCTTGTGGATGGGGACCCTGCTGTTCATGGCAGGGCTGGGAGTCGCGTACTGCGCGAGGCGCCTGGGCATCGAGGGCCCCGGGAGGGTGGCCGCCTCGTTCGCCTACGCCCTCAGCCCCTACCTGATCGACTACATCGCGCGGATCTCGGCGATCCTCATGCCGTGGGCCGCCCTGGGCTGGATGATCGGCCTCACCGCCGCCGCGGCGAGAACGGGCAAGTGGCGCTACCCCGCTTTGTTCGCCGCTGTCGTCGCGCTCGTCGGCGGCGTAAACGCGACTTCCATCCTCCTCGTGCTCGTAGCGCCGGGGCTTTGGCTCGTCTTCGCGGTCTGGGGCAGCAGGGAGGTAACGCTGCGGCGGGCGGCGTCGGCGGCCGGGCGCATAGCGCTGTTGAGCGTGCTGGTTTCGCTGTGGTGGGCGGCGGGATTGTGGGCGGAGGACAAGTACGGCATCAACGTCCTGAGGGTCACCGAGACAGTCCCGACCGTGTCCCGGACTTCGTCGGCATCCGAAGTGCTGCGCGGTCTTGGCTACTGGTACTTCTACGGTTGGGACAAGGTCCAGCCGTGGACGATGCCCGCCGTCGACTACACGCAGAGCCTGTGGTTGGCGGTGGTGAGCTACATAGTCCCGGTCGTCTGCGTGTTGCTCGGGTTCGCGGCCCGGTGGAGGTACCGGGCCTACGCCGTAAGCCTGGTGGGCATCGGGGCCGTCGTAGCGGTCGGTGCGTTCCCCTACGGAAATCCCTCTTTGTTCGGGTCCCTGCTGAAGAACGCTTCGGCGGGCTCGACGATCGCGTTGGCCATGCGGTCCGTCGACCGGATCGTGCCGATCCTCGTGCTGGGGCTAGCGCTTCTGATGGGGGCGGGCGTAACGAGCATCTGGGCGCGCTGGCCCGCCAGGGGTAATGCCGTCGCACTTCTTTGCCTCGCGGTCGTGGCCGCGGACCTGCCTCCGCTGTGGAGCGGGAACCTCGTCGCCTCGAACCTCGCGAGGCCGTCGTCGTTGCCCTCGTACTGGCTCCAGGCGGCCCGGTACCTCGACTCGAGTGGCTCCGACCGGGTGCTGGGGCTGCCCGGAGAGGATTTCGCCGCCTACTCGTGGGGAGTCACCCAGGATCCGGTCGTCCCGGGCCTCATCACCCGGCCGTACGTATCCCGCCAGGTGGTGCCAGCGGGGACGCCGGCGTCGGCGAACCTCTTGCAGGCGCTCGACGAACCGCTGCAGGAAGGCACCCTCGACATGTCGGCTCTCGCGCCCATCGCGCGCCTCATGAGCGCCGGGCAGGTACTCCTTCAATCCGACCTGCAGTACGAGCGCTACCACCTGCCGCTGCCGAAGTACCTGTGGCTCGAGATGACGTCACCGAGAGCGGGGCTAGGCCAGCCCGTCACCTTCGGTGCGCCGAACCCGGCGAAGCAGATCAGATATCCCCTCGACAGCGAGCAGCGTTTGGGGCTTCCCACCGGCGAGCCGGAACCGCCGGCGCTCGCCGTGTTCAACGTCCCCGACCCGCGGCCGATGGCCCGCGCGGAGAGCCAGGGGTCGCCCCTGGTGGTAGCCGGCGACGGCAACGGTCTGGTCGACGCCGCTTCGGCGGGATTGCTCAACGGCAACCAGGCGATCCTCTACAGCGCGTCGATGAACCAGGCGCAGTTGCGCAGCGCGGCGGCCGCGGGTGCGACGTTGGTGCTCACCGACACCGACACACTGTCCCTGCAGCGTTGGGGCAGCCTCCGGGACAACCAGGGAGCCGTCCAGCAGCCTGGCGTGAAACAGCTCTCGTCGAACCCGTCCGACTACTCGTTGCCTGTGTTCCCGAACCAGACCACCTCGGACCAGACCGTTGCTCAGCTGTCAGGCGTGAAGTCTGTCACGGCAACCGACTACGGGGATTCGCTGTCTTTCACCCCTGAGAACCGGCCGGCCAACGCCGTCGACGGAAACCTCTCGACGGCATGGACATTCGGGGCTCACATGCCGGCCGTCGGTGGACGGATCGAGATCGATTACGGCAAGAAGGTGACCGCCGATCAGGTCACCTTGATCCAGGCGCAGCTCCAGCGCCCCAACCGCCGCATCACGGAGGCCACCCTCACATTCGACGGCGGGCGGCCGGTGCGGGTGCGGTTGACGCCGGCGTCTTTTCATGCGCCGGGACAGAAGGTGTCCTTTCCGGCACGCAGCTTCAGCCGGCTGGACGTGACCGTCGACGCGGCGCCGGGCGGATCGGACAAGAACTACGACGGTCTCGCGCAGGTCGGGTTCGCGGAAATCGAGGTCCCGGGGGTGAAGCCGGCGACCGACGCGCTTCGTCTGCCGGACAGGCTGCTCTCGTCGGCCGGCGCCGCGGCGTCCAGTGATGCCATCGACATCTTGATGAACCGCGAGCGCGCCATAGAGCCGCCGCGTCACGACCCCGAGCCGCAGATGTCGCGCGTCTTCCGGCTTCCGTCGACGCGGACGTTCACCGTCGGAGGGACGGCGGAGATCAACGCGGGCGACTCCGACTACCTGATCAACCAGATGATCGGCCTCACACCACCGCCCTCCATCTCGGGCACCGGCGCGACCGTCGTGGCAGCCAACTCCTCGACCCGCCTCGATGGCGACCGCATGGCGCGCGCCAACTCGGCCGTCGACGGCGACCCTACGACGGCCTGGATCGCCGAGACGGGACCGCAGGCAGGGGAGTGGCTGGACGTCGAGCTGAACAAACCCGTCACCTTCGACCACCTAGACCTCCAGGTCCTCAACGACGGGCGCCACTCCATCCCCAGCCGCATCACGGTCTCCGCCGGTGGGACCGACGCCACGGTCGACGTGCCGGTGCCCCCCGTCGGCCGGGGTAGACCACAGAACGCGACGACCGCTGTCACCGTCTCCCTCCCCAAGCTCACCGGATCGAAGATCAAGGTGACCATCGACGCCGTGCACCAAGTCAGGGCGCTCGACTACTACTCGACGTTCGCCGGTAGGACGGACATCCTTCCGGTCGGTATTGCCGAGCTGGGTATCCCCGGTGTCGTGCAGGAGAAGGCACCGGAGAGCATCCCCCCGAATTGCCAGAGCGGTCTGCTCTCTGTCGACGGGCAGCCGGTCGACGTCGAGATCACGGGCTCGACGGCTGGCGCGCTCGCCGGCCAGCCGCTCGCCATCCGGGCCTGCGGGAACACCGCGCACGGCCTCACGCTCGGGCCAGGGGATCACAATGTGAGCACCAGCCCCCGTCTCCCGTCGGGGTGGTCCATCGACTCCCTGTCATTGGATTCGCCGGCCCGGAGCCCGGTTGCGGCGACCCCGCGTGCAGCGAGCACCGGCTCACCCGCGGCAGTCACGATCGACCATCACAACCGGACGTCGTGGGACTTGACGGTGAAGTCGTCGGGCAAGTCGTTTTGGCTGGTCCTCGGGCAGAGCTTCAGCGACGGATGGACGGCCACCCTCAGCGGGGGTCACGGCCTCGGACCCCCGCAGCTGGTGGACGGTTACGCGACCGGTTGGCTGGTCCCTGCCGGTCTGGTCAACGGCACGGTCAAGGTGCAAATCAGCTGGTCCCCGCAGAAGATCGTCTGGACGGCGATAGCGGTCTCCGCTGCAGCGCTCCTTCTGTGCGTACTGGTCGGCGTGCTGCCCTACGCGGCGGAGCTCGCGCGGCGCAGGCGCCGGGCGAGCGCTCGCCGCTCGATGCCCGCCCCCGCCGGCAGCTGCATGCCGTTCTCTCTTGCGGGGGCGGCCCGAGCAGGTGGCCGGGCGGTGCCGTGGGTCACTGCGGTCGTCGTCGCGGCTGTCTGGTCCGGTTTGAGCACATTCGTCAGCCGCCCGGCCATCGGCGTGCTGTGCGGAGTGGCCGTCCTCGCGGGATGCCGGCTCGCCTGGGGCCGCGCGGTCGTGAGAGCTGCGGCGGTGATCGCCCTGCTGGCGATCCCGGCATACGTGGCCGAGCAGCAAGCGGTGCACGGCTACCTGCCGACCATCGACTGGCCCTCGGCGTTCACGTCCGCCAACGACCTCGCCTGGCTCGGCATCTGCCTGCTCGTAGCGGACCTGGTCGCCGGAGCCGCCCGAACCCGACTTGCACGACGCGAGACCGCACCCGCCGGCCCGCAAGCCGCCGCCGATGGCCGACCGAATACGCTCGTCGCCGGGAGGAACCAGCCGGCTTGA